In the Alkaliphilus oremlandii OhILAs genome, one interval contains:
- a CDS encoding threonine/serine exporter family protein, producing the protein MSSFNRKKTLIMALYAGEIMLKNGAETYRVEDTIIRLCKSRNFHYVEVYVTPTGIFASADTKGDSQDEIVTYIKRIKSRGINLNKVAEVNSFSRQFVESDMPLDEALSKLKEIDSLKPYPKHVDALLGGGLSGAFFALLFGGNIHAFFGAFIAASIVSYLLSNLAQTEFPPFLSNIFGGATAAFMAIALSYISPLINVDIVITGAIMVMVPGVAITNAVRDSIAGDLVSGLARAAEAVIIATSIAVGVGFVLKLWQILLGGHLLWNI; encoded by the coding sequence ATGAGTTCATTTAATCGTAAAAAAACATTAATTATGGCACTATATGCAGGTGAGATCATGCTTAAAAATGGTGCCGAAACCTATAGGGTTGAAGATACAATAATTAGATTATGTAAATCTAGAAATTTTCATTATGTGGAGGTTTACGTTACTCCTACAGGTATTTTTGCCTCTGCAGATACTAAAGGAGACTCTCAGGATGAAATTGTAACTTATATTAAACGAATAAAATCTAGAGGCATTAATTTAAATAAAGTAGCGGAGGTAAACAGCTTCTCAAGGCAATTTGTTGAAAGTGATATGCCTTTAGATGAAGCTCTATCTAAACTAAAAGAAATCGATAGTTTAAAACCTTATCCCAAGCATGTTGATGCCTTACTAGGTGGAGGTCTGTCGGGTGCTTTTTTTGCATTGCTATTCGGAGGAAATATTCACGCTTTCTTTGGTGCCTTTATCGCTGCCAGTATCGTAAGCTATCTTTTGTCCAATCTAGCACAAACCGAGTTTCCACCTTTTCTATCCAATATTTTCGGTGGTGCTACCGCAGCTTTCATGGCAATCGCATTATCTTACATTAGCCCTTTAATCAATGTAGATATCGTAATCACAGGGGCTATTATGGTCATGGTTCCTGGGGTTGCTATTACAAATGCAGTAAGAGACTCTATCGCTGGTGATCTGGTATCCGGGCTGGCTCGTGCAGCGGAGGCAGTAATTATTGCTACCTCTATTGCTGTAGGTGTGGGTTTTGTTTTAAAACTTTGGCAAATTCTATTAGGAGGTCATTTATTATGGAATATATAA
- a CDS encoding threonine/serine exporter family protein: MEYITNFFYAYISTIGFAILFNAPKSTFIKSGFAGGLGWVIYIFTKNISASILGATFVASLIIAIIGEIFAIIDKNPITVYIIPGIIPLVPGFALYNTMRSIVARRFDLAANHGAEALLISISIAGALVIVLSINSYRRHHSRMKQ; this comes from the coding sequence ATGGAATATATAACAAATTTTTTCTATGCCTATATTTCCACCATAGGATTCGCTATCTTATTCAACGCTCCTAAATCCACCTTTATTAAATCTGGATTTGCTGGCGGATTAGGATGGGTCATTTATATCTTTACTAAAAATATATCGGCATCTATTCTTGGTGCTACATTTGTTGCTTCTTTAATCATTGCGATTATCGGGGAGATTTTTGCAATTATAGACAAAAACCCCATTACCGTATATATTATTCCTGGCATCATTCCCTTAGTTCCTGGCTTCGCCCTTTATAATACTATGCGCTCCATTGTAGCAAGACGGTTTGATTTAGCTGCCAACCACGGGGCAGAGGCTCTTTTAATATCCATATCCATCGCTGGGGCTTTAGTCATCGTCCTTTCCATAAACTCATATAGAAGACATCATTCTCGAATGAAGCAATAG
- a CDS encoding GNAT family N-acetyltransferase — translation MKEIRLKDYSRIIIREANVNDAKKMLKYLDQISCESDFLTFGKGEFNLNLQQQEQFIESTSKQKNALFLVAEHEGEIIGNLNFSAGIRPRTMHTGEFGVSVLKDYWGKSIGTELIKYLIQWCHDSKIIKKVNLRVRTDNQSAIHVYEKLGFKIEGTITREFKINDRFYDTLFMGLNID, via the coding sequence ATGAAAGAAATAAGACTAAAAGATTATAGTAGGATCATAATTAGAGAAGCTAATGTCAACGATGCAAAGAAGATGCTTAAATATTTAGATCAGATAAGTTGTGAGTCGGATTTTTTAACCTTTGGAAAAGGCGAATTTAATTTAAATCTTCAACAACAGGAACAATTTATTGAATCTACGTCAAAACAAAAGAATGCTTTATTTTTAGTGGCAGAGCATGAAGGTGAAATCATTGGAAACTTAAATTTTTCTGCCGGAATAAGACCTAGAACAATGCATACTGGAGAATTTGGTGTCAGTGTTTTAAAAGACTACTGGGGAAAGAGTATCGGTACAGAGCTTATAAAATATTTAATCCAGTGGTGCCATGACTCAAAAATCATTAAAAAAGTAAATTTACGGGTTAGAACAGATAACCAGTCTGCAATTCATGTCTATGAGAAATTAGGCTTTAAAATAGAAGGAACAATCACGAGAGAGTTTAAAATCAACGATAGATTCTATGATACTTTATTTATGGGATTGAACATTGACTAA
- a CDS encoding aminopeptidase: protein MAEKSLEKELQDQLVKKFNNAWEQLKPGELERVFEFGESYKHFMDMGKTERECVDEIVKNAIGQGFISLKEAIRKGNIKAGDKIYAENKNKSVALFVVGKEGIHKGMRIVGSHLDAPRLDLKAFPLYEDGGLALLKTHYYGGVKKYQWVAIPLALHGVIFKKNGEKVSINIGEEENEPVLYISDLLPHLAKDQMAKKMDEGITGEGLNVIIGNIPYSGEGIDEKVKLNVLNLLNEKYGIVEEDFTVAEIEIVPAGKARDVGLDRSMIAAHGHDDRVCSFAAYQAVLETSAPKDTIVGLFVDKEEVGSMGNTGAESMFFEDVVAELLALEGKTTYLDLRRAMSSSKVLSGDVMAGFDPNFPEVLDRRNAAFISKGVTLTKYTGARGKGGCNDANAEFLAEIRDIFNNHDVTWQIGELGKVDQGGGGTIAYILANRGAEVVDCGTPMLSMHAPIELISKVDLYMTYKAYKAFYQY, encoded by the coding sequence ATGGCAGAAAAAAGTTTAGAAAAGGAATTACAAGATCAACTCGTTAAAAAATTTAACAATGCTTGGGAGCAGTTGAAGCCTGGAGAGTTAGAGCGGGTCTTTGAATTTGGAGAAAGCTACAAACATTTTATGGATATGGGAAAGACAGAACGAGAATGTGTGGATGAAATCGTAAAAAATGCAATAGGACAAGGATTTATTTCTTTAAAGGAGGCAATCCGTAAGGGAAATATTAAGGCTGGGGATAAAATCTATGCTGAAAATAAAAACAAAAGTGTTGCCTTATTCGTCGTAGGGAAGGAAGGAATCCATAAAGGTATGCGAATCGTGGGAAGTCATTTAGATGCTCCTCGATTGGATTTAAAAGCCTTTCCTTTATACGAAGATGGCGGTTTAGCATTATTAAAAACCCATTACTATGGTGGCGTAAAAAAATACCAATGGGTTGCCATACCACTTGCACTGCACGGTGTAATCTTCAAGAAGAATGGTGAGAAGGTTTCTATCAACATTGGAGAAGAAGAGAATGAACCTGTACTTTATATTTCTGATTTATTGCCGCATTTAGCAAAGGATCAAATGGCGAAAAAGATGGACGAAGGAATTACAGGAGAAGGTCTGAATGTTATTATTGGAAATATCCCTTACAGTGGCGAGGGGATCGATGAAAAGGTAAAGCTAAATGTGCTAAACCTATTGAATGAAAAGTACGGCATTGTAGAGGAAGACTTTACAGTAGCAGAGATAGAGATTGTGCCAGCAGGAAAGGCCAGAGATGTAGGGCTAGATCGCAGTATGATCGCAGCTCACGGACATGATGATCGCGTTTGTTCCTTTGCAGCATACCAAGCTGTTTTAGAGACATCTGCCCCGAAAGACACAATTGTTGGATTATTTGTAGATAAAGAGGAAGTTGGCAGCATGGGGAATACAGGTGCAGAATCCATGTTCTTTGAAGATGTAGTTGCAGAACTACTTGCTTTAGAAGGAAAAACAACCTACTTAGACCTACGTAGAGCAATGAGTAGCTCTAAAGTATTATCTGGCGATGTAATGGCTGGATTTGATCCAAACTTCCCAGAGGTTTTAGATAGACGAAATGCAGCATTCATCAGTAAAGGTGTTACACTTACAAAATATACTGGTGCAAGAGGAAAAGGTGGCTGCAACGATGCCAACGCTGAGTTTCTAGCTGAAATTAGAGATATCTTCAACAATCATGATGTAACCTGGCAGATTGGAGAGCTTGGAAAGGTTGACCAAGGCGGCGGCGGTACAATTGCATACATATTAGCCAATAGAGGCGCTGAAGTCGTAGATTGCGGAACACCAATGTTAAGCATGCATGCACCTATTGAATTAATCAGTAAGGTAGATCTTTATATGACATATAAAGCTTACAAAGCTTTCTATCAATACTAA
- a CDS encoding ferritin-like domain-containing protein, which yields MVTDTDTIKALNELLQGEYMAIESFNTFIDRVEEDHIKKSFQDIQKQHRDNIEILSSHIQNMGGKPQENLGMKGKMADMKLNMDLGMKSDAFEIIEKAINGETKGVNMAEKVLRGNLDDKSRDIAGEILKKDRDSIAQLKTLM from the coding sequence ATGGTTACAGATACTGATACAATCAAAGCTCTTAATGAACTTTTGCAAGGAGAGTATATGGCGATAGAAAGCTTTAATACCTTTATAGACAGAGTAGAAGAAGATCATATAAAAAAATCTTTTCAGGATATACAAAAACAGCATAGGGACAACATTGAAATATTATCAAGTCATATTCAGAATATGGGAGGAAAGCCACAGGAGAACTTAGGGATGAAAGGTAAAATGGCAGACATGAAACTGAATATGGATTTAGGTATGAAAAGCGATGCATTTGAAATTATAGAAAAAGCTATAAATGGAGAAACGAAAGGCGTTAATATGGCAGAAAAGGTTTTAAGAGGCAATTTAGACGATAAATCACGAGATATTGCAGGAGAAATATTGAAAAAAGATAGGGACTCTATTGCTCAATTAAAAACCTTAATGTAA
- a CDS encoding SoxR reducing system RseC family protein, which produces MRQCGVIISIDGERAKVSLQKQSACGDCKGCRWGEDNMKMEVEAINRIKAKVGDRVEIDMEHQNVLAAAFIAYVIPLITLILGVILGSMILDKIDIVQNKEVGAGIFGLVLTAISYGIIRLKENSFKQNQQFIPIITGISHE; this is translated from the coding sequence ATGAGACAATGTGGAGTCATTATATCAATAGATGGAGAACGGGCGAAAGTATCTCTTCAAAAACAGTCTGCATGTGGAGATTGTAAAGGTTGCAGATGGGGTGAAGATAATATGAAGATGGAAGTGGAAGCGATTAATCGTATAAAAGCTAAAGTTGGTGATCGTGTCGAAATAGATATGGAGCATCAGAATGTGTTAGCCGCTGCATTCATTGCATATGTAATACCTCTAATTACTTTGATTTTGGGAGTAATTCTGGGGAGTATGATTTTAGATAAAATAGACATTGTTCAAAATAAAGAGGTTGGTGCAGGTATATTTGGTCTTGTATTGACGGCTATTAGCTATGGTATCATTCGATTAAAAGAAAATTCATTTAAACAAAATCAACAATTTATCCCTATAATTACAGGAATTTCACACGAATAG
- a CDS encoding tRNA threonylcarbamoyladenosine dehydratase, with translation MALHSFSRTELLIGTTGLENLKNSKIAVFGIGGVGTFAVEALARSGVGKFVLVDDDDICLTNINRQIHALRSTVGKSKVETMKARILDINPKAEVIAYQELYNSESAERLLSDDYDYVIDAIDMVTAKLDLIERCKNRGIKIISCMGAGNKLDPTRLEISDIYKTSVCPLAKVMRKELRKRGVKDLKVIYSKEEPITPLEIESNCKTNCICTKKDRTCTVKHQIPGSVSFVPSVAGLIIASQVVKDLIN, from the coding sequence ATGGCGTTACATTCCTTTTCAAGAACAGAGCTATTGATTGGAACCACTGGTCTTGAAAATTTAAAAAATAGTAAGATCGCTGTGTTTGGAATCGGTGGAGTTGGAACCTTTGCCGTGGAAGCACTAGCTAGAAGTGGTGTAGGAAAATTTGTGTTAGTGGATGATGATGATATCTGCCTAACGAATATCAATAGACAGATTCATGCACTTAGAAGTACTGTTGGAAAGTCAAAAGTCGAAACGATGAAAGCTCGTATTTTAGATATTAATCCCAAGGCAGAAGTGATTGCTTATCAAGAACTATATAATAGTGAAAGTGCAGAACGGCTATTATCCGATGACTACGATTACGTTATTGATGCAATTGACATGGTTACTGCAAAATTGGATTTAATTGAGCGATGCAAAAACCGAGGAATAAAGATCATCAGCTGTATGGGAGCTGGAAACAAATTAGATCCCACAAGGCTGGAAATATCGGATATCTATAAAACATCTGTTTGTCCTTTAGCGAAGGTTATGCGCAAGGAATTGAGAAAAAGAGGTGTTAAGGATCTAAAAGTGATATATTCAAAAGAAGAGCCAATCACTCCTTTAGAGATTGAAAGTAATTGTAAAACAAATTGTATTTGCACTAAAAAAGATAGAACTTGTACTGTGAAGCATCAAATTCCAGGGAGTGTATCTTTTGTACCTTCAGTTGCTGGACTTATTATAGCATCACAGGTCGTTAAGGATTTAATCAATTAA
- a CDS encoding DUF2325 domain-containing protein, translating into MKALLVGADRLGNIPDTLQDYGIKDYIHWDGRKKGMRKLDIPGEVDMVIVFYDFIEHNITEIIKQKAKQNQIPCVFSRRACSDLAKRLNNCKDCNLCMMRAN; encoded by the coding sequence ATGAAAGCATTATTAGTAGGTGCGGATAGATTGGGAAATATACCAGATACATTACAAGATTATGGAATCAAGGATTATATCCATTGGGATGGAAGAAAAAAAGGAATGAGAAAATTGGATATTCCAGGGGAAGTTGATATGGTCATTGTGTTTTACGATTTCATTGAACACAATATTACTGAGATTATAAAGCAAAAAGCAAAGCAAAATCAAATCCCATGTGTGTTTTCTAGAAGAGCCTGTAGTGATTTAGCAAAGAGATTGAATAACTGTAAAGATTGTAATTTATGTATGATGAGAGCAAACTAA
- the aspS gene encoding aspartate--tRNA ligase — MNLKRTHMCGNLNKDNIGEIVTLSGWVQKRRDLGGLIFVDLRDRSGIMQMVFDNKVSEDAFKEAEKLGSEYVITVKGKIYERESKNPNMPTGDIEVFADDIEILNQSQTPPIYIKDDDDVSENLRLKYRYLDLRKSKMQKNLILRHKVAQIVRNFLSNEGFLEIETPMLTKTTPEGARDYLVPSRVNPGKFFALPQSPQMFKQLLMVSGMERYFQIVKCFRDEDLRADRQPEFTQIDCEMSFVNAEDVMAINEKLLQTVFKEALNIDIALPFDRLTYEEAMERFGSDKPDTRFGFELVDLGEVIKDCGFKVFTSAIESGGAVKAINVKGHGDQFSRKDITKLEDYVKNYGAKGLAWLKITEEGVTSPIAKFFTEEEMAAVLKTTNAEQGDLVLFVADKKQVVYDALGHLRVEVAKILNMLDKDEFKLLWVTEFPLFEYDEEEQRYAAKHHPFTSPMDEDIELMVTNPEKARAKAYDIVLNGYEIGGGSIRIHSSELQQKMFKALGFSEEEAWEKFGFLLEAFKYGTPPHGGIAFGLDRLVMLLTKEDNIRQVIAFPKTQNATCPLTNAPTFADERQLDELSVRVHIKE, encoded by the coding sequence ATGAACTTAAAAAGAACACATATGTGTGGTAACTTGAATAAAGACAATATTGGAGAAATCGTAACATTATCAGGATGGGTACAAAAAAGAAGGGATCTTGGCGGGTTAATATTTGTTGATTTAAGAGATCGATCTGGGATTATGCAAATGGTATTCGATAACAAAGTATCGGAAGATGCATTTAAGGAAGCAGAAAAACTAGGTTCAGAGTATGTCATTACTGTAAAGGGTAAAATCTACGAAAGAGAATCTAAAAATCCGAATATGCCGACGGGAGATATTGAGGTATTTGCAGATGACATCGAAATTTTAAACCAATCACAAACACCACCGATCTACATTAAAGATGATGATGATGTTTCTGAGAATCTTAGACTGAAATATCGATACTTGGATTTAAGAAAGTCTAAAATGCAGAAAAACTTGATACTAAGACATAAAGTAGCACAGATCGTAAGAAACTTTTTAAGCAATGAAGGATTCCTAGAAATTGAAACGCCAATGCTTACAAAAACAACACCGGAAGGCGCTCGGGATTATTTAGTACCAAGTAGAGTGAACCCAGGCAAATTCTTTGCGCTACCACAGTCCCCACAAATGTTTAAACAGCTTTTAATGGTCTCCGGTATGGAACGATATTTCCAAATTGTAAAATGCTTTAGAGATGAGGATTTAAGAGCAGACAGACAGCCAGAATTCACTCAAATAGACTGTGAAATGTCTTTCGTTAACGCAGAAGATGTCATGGCAATCAATGAAAAATTATTGCAAACTGTATTTAAAGAAGCATTAAACATCGATATAGCGCTACCTTTTGATCGACTTACTTATGAAGAAGCAATGGAGCGATTCGGTTCTGACAAACCAGATACTAGATTTGGCTTTGAATTAGTCGATCTAGGAGAGGTTATAAAGGATTGCGGCTTTAAAGTATTTACTTCCGCCATAGAGAGTGGTGGTGCAGTGAAGGCTATTAACGTTAAAGGCCATGGGGACCAATTCAGCAGAAAAGATATTACGAAGCTAGAAGACTATGTGAAGAATTATGGAGCAAAAGGTCTAGCATGGTTAAAGATCACAGAAGAAGGTGTTACTTCTCCAATCGCTAAGTTCTTTACAGAAGAAGAGATGGCGGCTGTGTTAAAGACAACGAATGCAGAACAAGGAGATTTAGTACTGTTCGTTGCAGACAAGAAACAAGTGGTTTATGACGCTCTAGGACACTTAAGAGTTGAAGTGGCTAAAATACTAAATATGCTGGATAAAGATGAATTCAAGCTGCTTTGGGTTACAGAATTCCCACTATTCGAGTATGACGAAGAAGAGCAAAGATACGCTGCAAAGCATCATCCTTTCACTTCACCTATGGATGAAGATATCGAGCTGATGGTAACGAATCCAGAAAAAGCTAGAGCGAAGGCTTACGATATCGTATTAAATGGATATGAAATCGGTGGAGGAAGTATTCGAATTCACTCTTCAGAGCTTCAACAAAAAATGTTTAAAGCTTTAGGCTTCAGTGAAGAAGAAGCTTGGGAAAAATTTGGTTTCCTTTTAGAAGCATTTAAATACGGTACACCACCACATGGAGGTATTGCATTCGGCTTAGATCGACTGGTAATGCTTCTAACGAAAGAAGATAATATTAGGCAGGTCATTGCATTCCCTAAAACACAAAATGCGACTTGTCCTTTAACCAATGCGCCAACCTTTGCAGATGAAAGACAGTTGGATGAATTAAGTGTAAGGGTTCATATCAAGGAATAA
- the hisS gene encoding histidine--tRNA ligase has protein sequence MLTNGPRGTKDVLPSEAYKWHYVEGVFKEVAKRFGFEEIRTPVFEHTELFERGVGDTTDVVEKEMYTFLDRGGRSITLKPEGTAPAARSFIEHKLYADTQPTKMFYITPVFRYERPQAGRFREHHQFGVEAFGASSASVDAEVINLAMSVYEAFGVKKLELRINSVGCPKCRAEYNKVLRAFLSSRLDQLCGTCQNRFERNPIRIIDCKSDSCQAQLTDVPLMMDHLCGECQDHFEELKKYLEASGLHYVIDPRIVRGLDYYTKTAFEIITEEAGKKGTVCGGGRYDKLVEDCGGPSTPGVGFGMGIERAILALEDQGIEIPKPEGLDVFIVTMGEKASYEGFKLLTALRRAGFSGDKDHLDRSVKAQFKYANKVNASYTIIIGENELEKGIAKLKNMANSEEIEIELKDITKLKEILSGR, from the coding sequence ATGTTAACCAATGGACCGAGAGGTACAAAAGACGTATTGCCAAGCGAGGCCTATAAATGGCATTACGTTGAAGGTGTATTTAAGGAAGTTGCCAAGCGATTTGGTTTTGAAGAAATAAGGACACCGGTCTTTGAGCATACAGAGCTATTTGAGCGTGGCGTAGGAGACACGACGGACGTTGTAGAAAAAGAGATGTATACATTTTTAGATCGGGGCGGAAGAAGCATTACCTTAAAGCCAGAGGGAACTGCACCTGCAGCAAGATCCTTCATCGAACACAAGTTATATGCGGATACTCAGCCAACAAAAATGTTCTACATCACCCCAGTATTTAGATACGAAAGACCACAAGCTGGACGTTTTAGAGAGCACCATCAATTTGGGGTAGAGGCTTTTGGCGCATCCAGCGCTTCTGTGGATGCAGAGGTGATTAACCTAGCAATGAGCGTTTATGAGGCCTTTGGCGTTAAAAAATTAGAACTGCGAATCAATAGCGTCGGATGTCCAAAATGTAGGGCAGAATATAATAAGGTGCTGAGAGCGTTTTTAAGCTCTAGATTAGATCAACTATGCGGAACCTGCCAAAACAGATTTGAGCGGAATCCTATCCGAATCATCGATTGTAAATCGGATTCCTGCCAAGCGCAGCTAACCGACGTTCCGTTGATGATGGATCATTTGTGTGGCGAATGTCAGGATCACTTCGAAGAATTAAAAAAATATCTGGAGGCATCTGGGCTTCATTATGTCATAGATCCAAGAATCGTTCGGGGATTAGATTATTACACCAAAACAGCCTTTGAAATCATCACAGAAGAAGCTGGTAAAAAAGGGACTGTATGCGGCGGTGGAAGATACGATAAGCTGGTAGAGGATTGTGGTGGCCCAAGCACTCCTGGCGTGGGCTTCGGTATGGGAATTGAGAGAGCCATATTGGCCCTAGAGGATCAAGGCATAGAAATTCCAAAACCAGAAGGCTTAGATGTATTCATCGTCACCATGGGTGAGAAGGCTTCCTATGAAGGCTTCAAATTGCTGACAGCGCTGAGACGTGCTGGTTTTAGTGGAGATAAGGATCATTTGGACAGAAGTGTTAAGGCGCAGTTTAAATATGCAAATAAAGTAAATGCAAGCTATACCATTATCATCGGTGAGAATGAGTTGGAAAAAGGTATTGCAAAGCTTAAAAATATGGCAAACAGCGAAGAAATAGAAATAGAACTAAAGGACATTACAAAACTGAAGGAAATTTTATCTGGGAGGTAG
- the hemZ gene encoding coproporphyrinogen dehydrogenase HemZ translates to MIKVICMGHNYEYEINELLKLFYKQSAFEIISMNSEEYHKNVEDKNIFTDNWIVTIVNLEENQVVVSSRLNGKQEMFEAHLEHLKDRELSKKIKRTLKKAIFKILKDATNAEVPWGILTGIRPTKIVHELIEHGFQEDSIRKILVEEYYIDAQKAALLIDVARTEHRFVYPIDEKKVSLYISIPFCPTRCLYCSFPSNPMKQSAHLVDVYVNSLCKEIEGVGNLVKEAGKYVQTIYIGGGTPTTLNVPQFARIFDAIKKNMDMNSIEEFTVEAGRPDTIDYEKLKFLKDSDVTRLSINPQTMNECTLREIGREHSVGEVMVAYHMAKEVGFENINMDIIIGLPGEDEAMVAHTMREIERLAPNNLTVHTLAIKRASRLKEQEETYSLAKDQEAISMLEITQQYAENMGLKPYYMYRQKHMVGNLENIGYGKPGSECIYNIQIMEEKQTILGLGAGATSKFTFPKENRLERVPNVKNLEQYISRVDEMIERKRKFLVDNI, encoded by the coding sequence ATGATTAAAGTAATTTGTATGGGACATAATTATGAGTATGAGATCAATGAACTACTAAAACTGTTTTACAAACAGAGTGCTTTCGAAATAATATCCATGAATAGTGAAGAATACCATAAAAATGTAGAGGATAAAAATATCTTTACAGATAATTGGATAGTTACCATTGTCAATCTGGAAGAGAATCAGGTGGTGGTTTCTTCTAGACTGAATGGTAAGCAGGAGATGTTCGAAGCACATTTAGAACATTTAAAGGATCGAGAATTAAGCAAGAAGATTAAAAGAACCCTTAAAAAGGCGATATTTAAGATTTTAAAAGATGCCACCAATGCGGAGGTACCATGGGGAATTTTAACTGGAATCAGACCGACGAAAATTGTCCACGAACTGATTGAACACGGTTTTCAAGAGGATAGCATTCGGAAAATTCTAGTGGAAGAATACTATATCGATGCACAAAAAGCAGCACTTTTAATCGATGTAGCTCGAACGGAGCATCGCTTTGTATATCCTATTGATGAAAAAAAGGTCAGCCTATATATCAGCATTCCTTTCTGTCCCACCAGATGTCTATACTGTTCTTTTCCTTCAAATCCAATGAAGCAATCTGCTCATTTAGTAGATGTTTATGTGAATTCCCTGTGTAAGGAAATTGAAGGGGTTGGGAACCTTGTGAAAGAGGCAGGCAAATACGTTCAGACCATTTACATTGGCGGTGGAACACCAACCACATTGAATGTTCCTCAGTTTGCTCGTATATTTGACGCCATTAAAAAGAATATGGATATGAATTCTATAGAAGAATTTACAGTAGAGGCCGGTAGACCGGATACAATCGATTATGAAAAGCTAAAGTTTCTGAAGGATTCCGATGTGACTCGACTCAGCATTAATCCCCAGACAATGAATGAATGTACCTTAAGAGAAATCGGAAGAGAACATTCTGTAGGGGAGGTAATGGTGGCTTACCATATGGCGAAAGAGGTTGGATTTGAAAATATCAATATGGATATTATCATTGGGCTGCCAGGGGAAGACGAAGCTATGGTCGCTCATACCATGAGAGAGATTGAAAGATTGGCGCCCAATAACTTAACCGTTCATACCTTGGCTATTAAGAGAGCGTCTAGATTGAAAGAGCAGGAAGAAACCTATAGCTTGGCCAAAGATCAGGAAGCCATCAGTATGCTGGAAATTACGCAGCAATATGCAGAGAACATGGGACTGAAGCCTTATTATATGTATCGTCAGAAGCATATGGTGGGAAATCTTGAAAACATTGGCTATGGTAAGCCAGGTTCTGAGTGTATCTATAATATTCAGATTATGGAAGAGAAACAAACCATCCTTGGACTAGGCGCTGGTGCCACTTCAAAATTTACATTCCCTAAGGAAAATAGGCTGGAGCGAGTGCCCAATGTAAAAAATCTAGAACAGTACATCTCTAGGGTCGACGAGATGATTGAAAGGAAACGCAAATTTTTAGTTGACAATATTTAG
- a CDS encoding MBL fold metallo-hydrolase: MFLEKVPAGVYAVNCYVIGDEQTNKAAVVDPGGDVDKIIKVLENNDLELKYILLTHAHGDHIGGLVELRERTGAPVYIHQEDLYMLQNSSVNYSQAISGVKIETNADGFLNDGDRLELGDLTLSIIHTPGHSKGGICIAVGNVLLTGDTLFANSIGRSDLYGGNQEELIQSIKNKLFTLDEDLTVLPGHGPATTIRIEKITNPYVR, from the coding sequence ATGTTTTTAGAAAAAGTTCCAGCTGGGGTCTATGCTGTTAATTGCTACGTTATAGGAGATGAACAAACCAACAAGGCAGCTGTAGTCGATCCCGGTGGGGACGTAGATAAGATTATTAAAGTGTTAGAGAACAACGATTTAGAACTAAAGTATATCTTACTTACCCATGCTCATGGAGATCACATCGGTGGTTTAGTAGAGCTACGTGAGCGAACAGGAGCACCGGTATATATACATCAAGAGGATCTGTATATGCTACAAAATAGTAGTGTGAATTATTCACAGGCCATATCGGGCGTTAAAATAGAGACCAATGCAGATGGATTTTTAAATGATGGGGATCGATTGGAACTAGGTGACTTGACGCTTTCAATCATACACACTCCAGGGCACTCTAAAGGAGGCATTTGCATTGCAGTTGGCAATGTACTGTTAACAGGAGATACCTTATTTGCCAATTCCATTGGTCGAAGCGACCTATATGGTGGCAATCAAGAAGAATTGATTCAATCCATTAAGAACAAACTTTTTACTTTGGATGAAGATTTAACGGTGTTACCAGGTCATGGTCCAGCCACAACGATTCGAATCGAAAAAATTACAAATCCTTATGTAAGGTAA